A stretch of DNA from Streptomyces sp. NBC_01197:
ACGGTCCACGGATGGCATCCCGTTGCTCGGTGGGGTGGCACTGCGGTACGGGCTCCTCTGCGGAGCCACACGGCAGACCCCGCCGAGGATGGGCGGAGCTCTGCTTCTTCCGGGAAGGGCGCCGCGCAGCCCGGGAAAACCGGGGCGGGGAGATGAAGTCAGCGGGCGGCGCGTACAGCCAGGCGGTCAGGCCCGGTGACACGCCGCGGAGCACACACGCTTCAGGTCGACATGACCACGAGTCGTCAGGTGTGCGGAAGGCTGCATGGCGCGCAACGTATCCGGCATGGCTGAACCCGGTCAAACCACCGACCACATCATGGACAGCCGCCGAGCGAATGGGGCACCACACGCGTGCCACGGCAGATATCCTTTACGAGTAAAACACCTGCTAATCTTTTGGTATGCCCAAGCACGCCAAGAGAGGACCGGAGGGCGCACGTCCCCCGCGGATTCGCCCGCTCCCCGTCAGGACCACCTTCAAGCTGAGGCGCCCGGCCGACATCTGGCACAAGCCCGCACTCAGCGCGGCGGTGGCCATTGCCGTACCCGACGCGGTGCTCCTCGCGCTGGGCCGGATGGACCTCGTCCTCTACACGTCGGCCGGGGCGATGTGCGCCCTTTACGCGCACGGCCTGCCGTACGCCGCACGCGCCCGCACGCTGGTGTGGGTGGTGCTCGGTATGGTCGCGAGTCTCGCCGCCGCGCTGCTGTGCGCATCGCTGGTCACCTCGCCCGCGCTGCTGGTGCTGCTCGCTTCGCTGCTGGCCGCCGTCCACAAAATGGCCTGCGACGCGACCCGGATCGGCCCGCCCGGCAATCTGATCTTCACCTTCATCGCCGCATCCGCCTTCTTCGTCCCCCAGCATCTGGGGCAGCTCCCCCTTCATCTGGCCCTCGCGCTCGGCGGCGGGGCGGTGGCCTGGGCCGCCGGGATGGCTCCGGCGCTGCTCCGGCCGCGCGGGCCGGAGCGGATCGCGGTCGCCCGGGCCCTGGAGGCGGCTGCCGCGCTGTGGCGCGCGGAAGAGCGCGGCGCGCTCCCCGGCCGGCGCGCCACAGCCGCGGCCGTCAACGCCGCCTGGCACACACTCTTCCTCGTCCGCTCAGGAGACGAGGAGCGGGCCGCACTGGAGCGGCTACTCGTCCACGCGGAGTCCGCACTGGCCGCGCCGGCGTCCCTGTCCCGGGCCCGATCCGCCGGCCCGCCTCCTGACCGGGACCCGGAACCCACGACGGACCCCATGTCAGCCCTTACGCCTGGTCCGGTGCCGGATCCGGGCAGGGAGGCGCAGCGGTGCGCCGACCTGGCGCGCGTCCTGCGGCGCGGCCGGTCGTTGCCCACGGTCGGGCTCACCACCGCCGAGCACCGGGCTCTCGCCCTCCGGCTGAGGCTCCCGCCGCCCGACCGCGCCCACGGGATCCGGCCGGTGCTGGCGCGGCTGCGTCCCGGGTCGCCGCTGCTGCCCATCGGAGCGCGGGTAGCCGTCGGGTGCGCGCTCGCCGGCTGGGCCTCGCTCGCCGTCGGGGTGGGGCATCCGTACTGGGCCGTGGTCACCGCGGCCTCGCTCTTCCAGGCCAACATCACGCTCTCCTGGCAGCGGGCGGTCCAGCGTCTCATCGGCAACGTGCTCGGTCTGGCCCTCTACTTCGCGCTTCTTCCGCTGATCCACACCGGCCGATTCACCATGGTGCTGCTGGCCCTGGCCTTCCAGATCGGCGCGGAGGCCTTCATGACCCGCAACTACTGGCTGGGGTCGGTGTGCGTCACCCCGATGGCACTGCTGCTGACCGAGTTCGGTACCGCCATGCCCGCCCACACCCTGATCACGGACCGTGCCCTGGACACCTTGACGGGCGCGGTGCTCGGGCTGCTCTGCTGCCTGCTGGTCACCAACCGCCGGGCCACCGACCGTATCGATGCGGCCCTGGTGCGTGTCACGACGGCCGAGGCCGCCGCCCGGCGCCTGGTCGAGCTGCGGGCCGCCCCCGACCACACCACGGGGTGGGCCCGGGACCGCCTGGCCCTCGCGCTGGTGGAACTGCGCGAGGCCGTCGATGTCGCGGCCGGCGAGTGGTGGCAACGCGCCCTGCCCACCGGCCCTGTCACCTCCGCCGAGCAGGACGGCCATCACACGCTGGCGCTGCTGGT
This window harbors:
- a CDS encoding FUSC family protein gives rise to the protein MPKHAKRGPEGARPPRIRPLPVRTTFKLRRPADIWHKPALSAAVAIAVPDAVLLALGRMDLVLYTSAGAMCALYAHGLPYAARARTLVWVVLGMVASLAAALLCASLVTSPALLVLLASLLAAVHKMACDATRIGPPGNLIFTFIAASAFFVPQHLGQLPLHLALALGGGAVAWAAGMAPALLRPRGPERIAVARALEAAAALWRAEERGALPGRRATAAAVNAAWHTLFLVRSGDEERAALERLLVHAESALAAPASLSRARSAGPPPDRDPEPTTDPMSALTPGPVPDPGREAQRCADLARVLRRGRSLPTVGLTTAEHRALALRLRLPPPDRAHGIRPVLARLRPGSPLLPIGARVAVGCALAGWASLAVGVGHPYWAVVTAASLFQANITLSWQRAVQRLIGNVLGLALYFALLPLIHTGRFTMVLLALAFQIGAEAFMTRNYWLGSVCVTPMALLLTEFGTAMPAHTLITDRALDTLTGAVLGLLCCLLVTNRRATDRIDAALVRVTTAEAAARRLVELRAAPDHTTGWARDRLALALVELREAVDVAAGEWWQRALPTGPVTSAEQDGHHTLALLVRRTAPPVPAA